From the genome of bacterium, one region includes:
- a CDS encoding helix-turn-helix transcriptional regulator, producing the protein MEKQIVISALAALAQETRLDVFRTLVQAGPQGLPAGAIGAALDIPSATLSFHLKELKSAGLVCCTREGRSRIYSPDFAAMSGLLDFLTANCCQGVDGCELGSETDR; encoded by the coding sequence ATGGAAAAACAAATCGTGATCAGCGCACTTGCAGCACTGGCTCAAGAGACACGCCTGGACGTCTTCCGGACGCTGGTCCAAGCGGGCCCGCAAGGGCTGCCCGCCGGCGCCATCGGCGCTGCTCTCGACATCCCGTCCGCGACGCTTTCCTTCCACTTGAAAGAGCTGAAGAGCGCGGGCCTGGTCTGCTGCACGCGCGAGGGGAGGTCTCGGATCTACAGCCCCGATTTCGCCGCGATGAGTGGTCTGCTCGATTTCCTGACGGCGAACTGTTGTCAGGGTGTGGATGGCTGCGAGCTCGGCAGCGAAACGGATCGTTAG
- a CDS encoding TauD/TfdA family dioxygenase — translation MTEILNEPLKDATVWKSADIILRSDWQHTLSSDELEDIHAALTHAKATGKPLTELTQSDFPLETLHPSIARWMHVLYRGAGFINVKGLPIDRYSEQDMEIIHWGIGTHMGTGVSQNAAGDLLSHIRDVGANPGDRGKRLYKTNIELGFHSDGSDIVALLCLKQSPWGGKSRLASCGAIYNEILRRRPDLIPVLYQPFAWDRNNEQSEGEAPIFNLPICSYHEERFRLFYIGWYIRNAQRHAEAPRLSAEQVQLLDLIDEIALDREFHFEFRFVPGEIAYLKNSAALHMRTAFEDHEEPERKRHLIRMWLTAHGHWADGDVFVQQGIPVKEGVVSDAADIAAANAGSAG, via the coding sequence ATGACCGAAATTCTCAACGAGCCGCTCAAGGACGCCACTGTCTGGAAGTCTGCCGACATCATCCTGCGATCCGACTGGCAGCACACGTTGAGCTCGGACGAACTCGAAGACATCCACGCCGCCCTCACCCATGCGAAGGCAACGGGCAAGCCGCTGACCGAGTTGACCCAGAGCGATTTTCCGCTGGAAACTCTTCACCCCTCGATCGCTCGTTGGATGCACGTGCTGTACCGGGGCGCTGGCTTCATCAACGTGAAGGGCCTCCCCATCGACCGCTATAGCGAGCAAGACATGGAGATCATCCACTGGGGGATCGGCACCCATATGGGCACAGGCGTTTCCCAGAACGCGGCGGGCGATCTGCTGAGCCATATCCGCGACGTCGGCGCCAACCCCGGCGACCGTGGCAAACGGCTCTACAAGACGAACATCGAACTGGGTTTTCACAGCGACGGATCGGACATCGTCGCGCTGCTATGCCTCAAGCAATCGCCGTGGGGCGGAAAGAGCCGATTGGCGAGCTGCGGAGCGATCTACAACGAGATCCTGCGACGCCGGCCCGATCTCATCCCGGTTCTCTACCAGCCGTTCGCCTGGGATCGGAACAACGAGCAGAGTGAAGGGGAAGCCCCGATCTTCAACCTGCCCATCTGTTCCTACCACGAGGAACGCTTTCGCCTCTTCTACATCGGGTGGTACATCCGCAATGCGCAACGCCACGCCGAGGCGCCCCGCCTCTCCGCCGAACAGGTCCAGCTTCTCGACTTGATCGACGAGATTGCCCTCGACCGGGAATTCCATTTCGAGTTCCGGTTCGTTCCCGGTGAGATCGCCTACCTGAAGAACAGCGCCGCATTGCACATGCGTACCGCCTTCGAGGATCACGAGGAGCCGGAGCGAAAGCGCCATCTGATCCGAATGTGGCTCACGGCACATGGTCATTGGGCGGACGGTGACGTCTTCGTCCAGCAGGGCATTCCCGTGAAAGAGGGTGTCGTTTCCGACGCCGCCGATATTGCTGCAGCCAACGCAGGGAGTGCTGGCTGA
- a CDS encoding saccharopine dehydrogenase, with amino-acid sequence MKVLALGGCGGMGRHAVRTAIGFDFVQEVIVADRDGEAASNFAKSCGGKARGVHVDVTDGVALGKLLGDADVVLNTVGPFYRFGVPILEATIDAGCHYLDINDDWEPTLDMLALHGRAEDAGVTAIIGLGASPGISNMLAVKAMAGLDSVDEVLTGWSLGEIGDSLEEESSATGGPSAALVHWMHQCSGSIRVWRNGAFADVRPVEERAVDFPSIGAGRAWSVGHPEAITLPMTFPEIGSSANLMTGPASLMRAVVELRDAIDAGDLTVEQAAQMMAQPIPDDMKKSMRAERGNANELPPLFALATGSKSGAPRSIGAMILGAPSGGMGGVTGIPLALGLPLFASGEAPRRGVFAPEGAVDPDAFFEALAPFCHAPGDETPFASASELILVTTDGR; translated from the coding sequence GTGAAGGTATTGGCACTCGGCGGATGCGGAGGCATGGGGCGTCATGCGGTGCGGACGGCGATCGGCTTCGACTTCGTGCAGGAAGTGATCGTTGCCGATCGGGACGGCGAAGCCGCCTCGAACTTCGCGAAGAGCTGCGGAGGCAAGGCCCGCGGAGTGCATGTGGACGTCACCGACGGCGTAGCCCTGGGCAAGCTCCTCGGGGATGCCGATGTCGTCCTCAATACGGTGGGCCCCTTCTACCGCTTCGGCGTGCCGATCCTCGAAGCGACCATCGATGCCGGCTGCCACTACCTCGACATCAACGATGATTGGGAGCCAACGCTGGACATGCTGGCGCTCCACGGGCGCGCCGAAGATGCCGGTGTCACAGCGATCATCGGGCTCGGTGCGAGCCCCGGCATCTCGAACATGCTCGCGGTCAAGGCGATGGCCGGGCTCGACAGCGTCGACGAGGTGCTGACCGGTTGGAGTCTTGGCGAAATTGGCGATTCGCTGGAAGAAGAATCGTCAGCCACAGGAGGCCCGAGTGCCGCCCTCGTCCACTGGATGCACCAATGCTCCGGGTCGATTCGCGTGTGGCGAAACGGCGCGTTCGCGGACGTGCGCCCGGTCGAAGAACGCGCGGTCGATTTCCCGTCCATCGGTGCGGGCCGAGCCTGGTCGGTCGGCCACCCGGAAGCCATCACGCTTCCGATGACCTTCCCCGAGATTGGCAGTTCGGCCAACCTGATGACTGGACCGGCCTCGCTGATGCGCGCCGTGGTCGAGCTTCGCGATGCGATCGACGCGGGAGACCTCACGGTAGAGCAGGCCGCGCAGATGATGGCGCAGCCGATACCCGATGACATGAAGAAATCGATGCGGGCCGAGCGTGGCAATGCGAACGAACTTCCTCCGCTCTTCGCTCTGGCGACCGGAAGCAAAAGCGGTGCGCCGCGAAGCATCGGCGCAATGATCCTGGGCGCGCCGAGCGGTGGCATGGGCGGCGTCACCGGCATTCCCCTGGCCTTGGGGCTGCCACTCTTTGCGTCGGGCGAGGCCCCCCGTCGCGGCGTCTTCGCTCCCGAAGGCGCCGTCGATCCGGACGCGTTCTTTGAAGCCCTGGCACCCTTCTGCCATGC
- a CDS encoding nitroreductase family deazaflavin-dependent oxidoreductase, whose translation MTDFSKVPWIADHIELYRTDPEKAHMWDSSAVGGTGFLPTLLLTTMGRKSGKPRALPLIYGEAGNSYVIIASKGGMPDHPLWYLNLESNPECELMVGPKAVSARARVAEGEERERLWKRMAEIYPPYDQYQTNAGARTIPVIVLDPVG comes from the coding sequence ATGACCGACTTCAGCAAGGTTCCGTGGATTGCCGACCACATCGAGCTCTACCGGACCGACCCGGAAAAGGCGCACATGTGGGATTCATCGGCAGTCGGCGGCACGGGATTTCTCCCGACGCTGCTGCTCACGACGATGGGTAGGAAGTCCGGCAAGCCGCGTGCGTTGCCGTTGATCTACGGCGAAGCCGGAAACAGCTACGTCATCATCGCGTCGAAGGGCGGCATGCCGGATCACCCTCTCTGGTACTTGAACCTCGAGTCGAACCCGGAATGTGAACTCATGGTGGGCCCGAAGGCAGTCTCCGCCCGGGCCCGCGTGGCCGAGGGCGAAGAGCGGGAGCGTCTCTGGAAGCGAATGGCAGAGATCTACCCGCCCTACGACCAGTACCAGACGAATGCCGGCGCTCGCACGATTCCGGTGATCGTACTCGACCCGGTGGGCTGA
- the arsB gene encoding ACR3 family arsenite efflux transporter gives MGIFERYLTLWVTAAIVAGIALGALLPGAFSVLADLEIAQVNLVVAVLIWVMIYPMMVNVDLASLRHIGDRPKGLTITIIVNWLIKPFTMVGLGFLFFEVFFEAWVSPADAREYIAGMILLGAAPCTAMVFVWSHLTRGDPAYTLVQVSVNDLIMVFAFAPLVALLLGVADVIVPWSTLLLSVVLYVVVPLVAGYFTRRALIDEGGGEDRIAAFSAKLKPFTIVGLLATVVLLFAFQGPRILDQPLLIAMIAIPLLVQSYGIFLLGYGWAWAWGLPFSIAAPAALIGTSNFFELAVAVAISLFGLESGAALTTVVGVLVEVPVMLSLVALANRTQGHFPRA, from the coding sequence ATGGGCATCTTCGAGCGCTACCTGACGCTGTGGGTGACGGCTGCGATCGTTGCGGGGATCGCCCTCGGTGCGCTCCTGCCCGGCGCCTTTTCGGTCCTGGCCGATCTCGAGATCGCCCAGGTCAACCTGGTCGTTGCCGTTCTCATCTGGGTGATGATCTACCCGATGATGGTGAACGTCGACCTGGCGTCGCTTCGCCACATCGGCGATCGCCCGAAGGGTCTTACCATCACGATCATCGTGAACTGGCTGATCAAACCCTTCACGATGGTCGGTCTGGGCTTTCTCTTCTTCGAGGTCTTCTTCGAAGCCTGGGTGAGCCCTGCGGACGCCCGGGAGTACATCGCGGGGATGATCCTGTTGGGCGCTGCGCCCTGTACCGCGATGGTCTTCGTCTGGAGTCACCTCACCCGGGGAGATCCGGCTTACACCCTCGTGCAGGTCTCGGTCAACGATTTGATCATGGTCTTCGCGTTTGCCCCGCTGGTCGCGCTGCTGCTGGGTGTCGCGGATGTGATCGTCCCGTGGTCGACGCTCTTGCTCTCGGTCGTGCTCTACGTGGTCGTCCCGTTGGTTGCGGGCTATTTCACGCGACGGGCATTGATCGACGAGGGCGGAGGCGAAGATCGCATCGCCGCGTTCAGTGCGAAGCTCAAGCCCTTTACCATTGTGGGTCTGCTCGCGACCGTCGTTCTGCTATTCGCCTTCCAAGGGCCACGCATCCTCGATCAGCCCCTGTTGATCGCGATGATTGCGATTCCCCTGCTCGTCCAGAGCTACGGGATCTTCCTGCTCGGCTACGGATGGGCCTGGGCCTGGGGGCTGCCCTTCTCGATCGCCGCCCCGGCCGCCCTGATCGGCACGTCGAACTTCTTCGAGCTGGCTGTGGCCGTTGCCATCAGCCTTTTCGGGCTGGAGAGTGGGGCCGCACTCACGACCGTGGTGGGCGTGCTCGTCGAGGTACCCGTCATGTTGTCATTGGTGGCGTTGGCGAACCGGACGCAGGGGCACTTCCCGAGAGCGTGA